One genomic segment of Actinoplanes ianthinogenes includes these proteins:
- the pulA gene encoding pullulanase-type alpha-1,6-glucosidase, with product MASSKTRLRAALLSLLLPLIVVPGAEAASAAPAEPSASVIANWGSDEQTGTNEQYYFVLPDRFANGDTSNDQGGLKGDRLSTGYDPTDKGFYHGGDLKGVIDKLDYIQGLGTTAIWLAPVFKNRPVQGSGTDISAGYHGYWITDFTQVDPHFGTNADLKKLVKLAHRRGMKIFLDIIVNHTADVIKYQENKYTYIDKATSPYTDTEGQPFEDRNYATGQNGFPSVDSTSFPYTPVYATKADAKAKTPAWLNDVTMYHNRGDSTFSGENSEYGDFYGLDDLWTERPEVVRGMTKIYADWIGSTGIDGYRLDTVKHTDLDFWPQFSAGIQKAATKAGKKNFFMFGEVYSADQEIESTYVRKGELPATLDFSFQEAARAFVTGAGNATALSGLYAKDDLYTTESTSAERLPTFLGNHDMGRIGSFIASAATADTQLKRDQLAHELMFLTRGQPVVYSGDEQGFTGPGGDKDARQDMFASKTADYLDDDLIGTDRTHAVDNYNTAHPLYQAISSLAKLRKANPALVTGVQTTRYAAEGQGVFAVSRIDKSKRTEYVVAANSATTTQTVSFATSSPGSTFTGVYGGAAATTAGADGKITVTVPALSTVVLKSGGSLPLPAAAPTVSLTTPKAGASVATRTELVAETTGDPLATVTFAAQVGNGRWELLGTADKAPYRIYHDLDGLAGGTPVKYKAVVRDSKGRLASSSTSITVGTPAAASTVDYAIVHYQRPAGGYDDWGLYTWGDTDPSMSTTWPNGQPFAGEDAYGRFAYVKLAPNAKSMGFIVVNKDGVKDTDADRSLDPNKNPEVWLKQGDATVYTTPPAVNQDQSKAVIHWRKADGDYDGWGLHVWDGAATGTDWGSPLKPARIDSFGAVFEVPLADGAAGLSYIIHNGDTKDLPTDQRLTFADSTHEVWLLAGQEKRLLPLVKSAGGGGSTDLSKESAVWMDRSTIAWQTGTGTTLQEVGAGTDGKVYDLVYSPAGGIGVADGELTGTFSSVRLSSRRNGLTERQRADFPHLWQYSAFTLPRIDIAGILRGQIVITERDAAGKLLAATGVQTAGALDDVYAAATGADLGYTHGRVSVWAPTARSVELEVYDTASSGSASLVAMNRDNRTGVWSSPVAKNLYGKYYKFRVTAWQPAAQKIVTASVTDPYSVALSTDSKLSQFADLGDPKLAPAGWGSLRKPAATAPAKIQIQELSVRDFSIADTSVPATERGTYAAFTETGANGMKHLAALGKSGVTHLHLLPVFDFATIPENRADQAQPDCDLASLPADSDQQQACVAKVAGSDGYNWGYDPLHYTVPEGGYAVDPANRTREFRSMVAGINNAGLRVVMDVVYNHTSAAGVDEKSVLDQIVPGYYQRLLADGSVATSTCCANTATENAMMGKLVVDSIVTWAKQYKVDGFRFDLMGHHPKANILAVRKALDKLTLQRDGVDGKNIYVYGEGWNFGEVANNARFVQATQANMAGTGIGTFNDRLRDAVRGGGPFDDNPRIQGFASGLADQPNGDAVNGTPAEQKARVLHYQDLIKVGLTGNLAGYTFTASDGKLVAGKDVDYNGAPAGYTAAPDEAITYVDAHDNEILYDSFAFKLPQATSATDRARSQSVALATTVLGQGVGFVTAGSERLRSKSLDRNSFNSGDWFNQIEWDCTKGNGFGRGLPPAADNQSKWPYAKPLLADPALKADCAAINLADARYQELLKIRKSSPVFGLATGKQVQDRVAFPLSGTSETPGVITMTLDARGLGGTFKSITVVFNATGATTTQQVSALAGKKVALHPVQQASADPLVRTASFASATGTFTVPARTVSVFVQS from the coding sequence GTGGCATCGAGTAAAACGCGGCTGCGGGCCGCGCTGCTCAGCCTTCTTCTACCCCTGATCGTGGTCCCCGGCGCGGAGGCGGCGTCCGCCGCACCGGCCGAGCCGAGCGCCTCGGTCATCGCGAACTGGGGCTCCGACGAGCAGACCGGGACCAACGAGCAGTACTACTTCGTCCTGCCGGACCGATTCGCCAACGGCGACACGTCCAACGACCAGGGCGGCCTCAAGGGCGACCGGCTGTCGACCGGTTACGACCCCACCGACAAGGGCTTCTACCACGGTGGCGACCTCAAGGGCGTGATCGACAAGCTGGATTACATCCAGGGGCTCGGCACCACCGCGATCTGGCTCGCCCCGGTCTTCAAGAACCGTCCGGTACAGGGCAGCGGCACCGACATCTCGGCCGGCTACCACGGGTACTGGATCACCGACTTCACCCAGGTCGACCCGCACTTCGGGACGAACGCGGACCTGAAGAAGCTGGTCAAGCTCGCGCACCGGCGGGGCATGAAGATCTTCCTGGACATCATCGTCAACCACACGGCTGACGTCATCAAGTACCAGGAGAACAAGTACACCTACATCGACAAGGCCACCTCGCCGTACACCGACACCGAGGGCCAGCCGTTCGAGGACCGGAACTACGCCACCGGCCAAAACGGCTTCCCGAGCGTGGACAGCACCTCGTTCCCATACACGCCGGTCTACGCGACCAAGGCGGACGCCAAGGCCAAGACGCCGGCGTGGCTGAACGACGTGACCATGTACCACAACCGCGGTGACTCGACGTTCTCCGGCGAGAACAGCGAGTACGGCGACTTCTACGGCCTCGACGACCTCTGGACCGAGCGTCCCGAGGTGGTCCGGGGGATGACCAAGATCTACGCCGACTGGATCGGCTCCACCGGGATCGACGGTTACCGCCTGGACACCGTCAAGCACACCGACCTGGACTTCTGGCCGCAGTTCTCGGCGGGCATCCAGAAGGCCGCCACCAAGGCCGGCAAGAAGAACTTCTTCATGTTCGGCGAGGTCTACAGCGCCGACCAGGAGATCGAGTCCACCTACGTGCGCAAGGGCGAACTGCCCGCCACCCTGGACTTCTCCTTCCAGGAGGCGGCCCGGGCGTTCGTCACCGGCGCCGGCAACGCCACCGCGCTCTCCGGCCTGTACGCCAAGGACGACCTGTACACCACCGAGAGCACCAGCGCCGAGCGGCTGCCGACCTTCCTCGGCAACCACGACATGGGCCGGATCGGCTCGTTCATCGCGAGCGCCGCGACCGCCGACACCCAGCTCAAGCGCGACCAGCTGGCGCACGAGCTGATGTTCCTGACCCGCGGCCAGCCGGTCGTCTACTCCGGTGACGAGCAGGGCTTCACCGGGCCGGGCGGCGACAAGGACGCCCGCCAGGACATGTTCGCCAGCAAGACCGCGGACTACCTGGACGACGACCTGATCGGCACCGACCGCACCCACGCGGTCGACAACTACAACACCGCGCACCCGCTCTACCAGGCCATCTCGTCGCTCGCCAAGCTGCGCAAGGCGAACCCGGCGCTGGTGACCGGCGTGCAGACCACCCGGTACGCGGCCGAGGGCCAGGGCGTCTTCGCGGTCTCCCGGATCGACAAGAGCAAGCGGACCGAGTACGTGGTCGCGGCCAACAGCGCCACCACCACCCAGACGGTCAGCTTCGCCACCTCGTCGCCGGGCAGCACGTTCACCGGCGTCTACGGTGGTGCGGCGGCGACCACGGCGGGCGCGGACGGGAAGATCACGGTCACCGTTCCGGCGCTGTCCACCGTCGTACTGAAATCGGGGGGAAGCCTGCCGCTGCCGGCCGCCGCGCCCACCGTCAGCCTGACCACGCCGAAGGCGGGTGCCTCGGTGGCGACCCGGACCGAGCTGGTCGCCGAGACCACCGGTGACCCGCTCGCCACGGTGACCTTCGCGGCGCAGGTCGGCAACGGCCGGTGGGAGCTGCTGGGCACCGCCGACAAGGCGCCCTACCGGATCTACCACGACCTGGACGGGCTTGCCGGCGGCACGCCGGTGAAGTACAAGGCAGTGGTGCGGGACAGCAAGGGACGGCTGGCGTCGTCGAGCACGAGCATCACGGTCGGCACCCCGGCCGCGGCGTCCACGGTCGACTACGCGATCGTCCACTACCAGCGGCCGGCCGGCGGTTATGACGACTGGGGCCTCTACACCTGGGGCGACACCGACCCGTCGATGTCCACCACCTGGCCGAACGGGCAGCCGTTCGCCGGTGAGGACGCCTACGGCCGGTTCGCTTACGTCAAGCTCGCGCCGAACGCCAAGAGCATGGGCTTCATCGTCGTCAACAAGGACGGCGTGAAGGACACCGACGCCGACCGCTCGCTCGACCCGAACAAGAACCCCGAGGTCTGGCTCAAGCAGGGTGACGCCACGGTCTACACGACGCCGCCCGCGGTGAACCAGGATCAGTCGAAAGCGGTCATCCACTGGCGCAAGGCCGACGGCGACTACGACGGCTGGGGCCTGCACGTCTGGGACGGCGCCGCGACCGGCACCGACTGGGGCAGCCCGCTCAAACCCGCCAGGATCGACTCCTTCGGTGCGGTCTTCGAGGTGCCGCTCGCCGACGGCGCGGCCGGGCTGAGCTACATCATCCACAACGGCGACACCAAGGACCTGCCCACCGACCAGCGCCTGACCTTCGCGGACTCGACCCACGAGGTGTGGCTGCTCGCCGGGCAGGAGAAGCGGCTGCTGCCGCTGGTCAAGTCCGCTGGTGGCGGCGGCTCGACCGACCTGTCCAAGGAGTCGGCGGTCTGGATGGACCGCTCGACGATCGCCTGGCAGACCGGCACCGGCACGACGCTCCAGGAGGTCGGCGCCGGGACCGACGGCAAGGTCTACGACCTGGTCTACTCGCCGGCCGGCGGGATCGGGGTGGCCGACGGCGAGCTCACCGGGACGTTCTCGTCGGTCCGGCTCAGCTCGCGGCGTAACGGCCTCACCGAGAGGCAGCGGGCCGACTTCCCGCACCTGTGGCAGTACAGCGCCTTCACGCTGCCGAGGATCGATATCGCCGGCATTCTGCGCGGCCAGATCGTGATCACCGAGCGGGACGCCGCCGGGAAGCTGCTCGCGGCGACCGGAGTCCAGACGGCGGGTGCGCTCGACGACGTCTATGCGGCGGCGACCGGCGCGGACCTCGGCTACACCCACGGCCGGGTCTCGGTCTGGGCGCCGACCGCCCGCAGCGTCGAGCTGGAGGTCTACGACACCGCGTCGTCCGGCTCGGCGTCGCTGGTCGCGATGAACCGCGACAACCGGACCGGCGTCTGGTCCTCGCCCGTCGCCAAGAATCTGTACGGCAAGTACTACAAGTTCCGGGTCACCGCGTGGCAGCCCGCCGCGCAGAAGATCGTCACCGCGTCGGTGACCGACCCGTACTCGGTGGCCCTGTCGACGGACTCCAAGCTCAGCCAGTTCGCCGACCTCGGCGACCCGAAGCTGGCCCCGGCCGGCTGGGGTTCGCTCAGGAAGCCGGCCGCCACCGCGCCCGCGAAGATCCAGATCCAGGAGCTTTCGGTACGCGATTTCAGCATCGCCGACACGTCGGTTCCGGCAACGGAGCGCGGAACCTACGCCGCGTTCACCGAGACCGGCGCCAACGGGATGAAGCACCTGGCGGCCCTCGGCAAGTCCGGCGTCACCCACCTGCACCTGCTGCCGGTGTTCGACTTCGCGACCATCCCGGAGAACCGCGCCGACCAGGCCCAGCCCGACTGTGACCTGGCGTCCCTGCCGGCCGACTCGGACCAGCAGCAGGCCTGCGTGGCCAAGGTGGCCGGCTCCGACGGCTACAACTGGGGTTACGACCCGCTGCACTACACCGTCCCGGAGGGCGGCTACGCCGTCGACCCGGCCAACCGGACCAGGGAGTTCCGCTCCATGGTCGCCGGGATCAACAACGCCGGCCTGCGCGTGGTGATGGACGTCGTCTACAACCACACCTCGGCGGCCGGCGTCGACGAGAAGTCGGTGCTCGACCAGATCGTGCCGGGTTACTACCAGCGGCTGCTCGCCGACGGCTCGGTGGCCACCTCGACCTGCTGCGCCAACACCGCGACCGAGAACGCGATGATGGGCAAGCTGGTCGTCGACTCGATCGTGACCTGGGCCAAGCAGTACAAGGTCGACGGGTTCCGGTTCGACCTGATGGGCCACCACCCGAAGGCGAACATCCTGGCCGTCCGCAAGGCGCTGGACAAGCTCACCCTCCAACGCGACGGCGTCGACGGGAAGAACATCTACGTCTACGGCGAGGGCTGGAACTTCGGCGAGGTGGCGAACAACGCCCGCTTCGTCCAGGCCACCCAGGCGAACATGGCCGGCACCGGGATCGGCACGTTCAACGACCGGCTCCGGGACGCGGTCCGCGGCGGCGGCCCGTTCGACGACAACCCGCGGATCCAGGGCTTCGCCTCGGGCCTCGCGGACCAGCCGAACGGTGACGCGGTCAACGGCACGCCCGCCGAGCAGAAGGCGCGGGTGCTGCACTACCAGGATCTGATCAAGGTCGGTCTGACCGGCAACCTCGCCGGTTACACCTTCACCGCCAGCGACGGCAAGCTCGTCGCCGGTAAGGACGTCGACTACAACGGCGCCCCGGCGGGTTACACCGCCGCGCCGGACGAGGCGATCACCTACGTGGACGCGCACGACAACGAGATCCTGTACGACTCGTTCGCGTTCAAGCTGCCGCAGGCGACGAGCGCGACGGACCGGGCCCGGTCCCAGTCGGTGGCGCTGGCCACCACGGTGCTCGGCCAGGGCGTCGGCTTCGTGACCGCGGGCAGCGAGCGGCTCCGTTCCAAGTCCCTCGACCGCAACTCGTTCAACTCGGGGGACTGGTTCAACCAGATCGAGTGGGACTGCACCAAGGGCAACGGCTTCGGCAGGGGCCTGCCGCCCGCGGCGGACAACCAGTCCAAGTGGCCGTACGCCAAACCGCTGCTCGCCGACCCCGCCCTCAAGGCGGACTGCGCGGCGATCAACCTGGCCGACGCCCGTTACCAGGAGCTGCTCAAGATCCGGAAGTCCTCGCCGGTCTTCGGCCTGGCGACCGGCAAGCAGGTCCAGGACCGGGTGGCGTTCCCGCTCTCCGGCACGTCCGAGACGCCCGGCGTGATCACGATGACGCTGGACGCCCGTGGGCTGGGCGGCACCTTCAAGTCGATCACCGTAGTGTTCAACGCGACGGGGGCGACGACCACGCAGCAGGTCTCCGCGCTCGCCGGTAAGAAGGTCGCCCTGCACCCGGTGCAGCAGGCGTCCGCCGACCCGCTGGTCCGGACCGCGTCGTTCGCCTCGGCGACCGGCACGTTCACGGTCCCGGCGCGTACCGTCTCGGTGTTCGTCCAGAGCTGA
- a CDS encoding glycoside hydrolase family 13 protein codes for MSRLLLPHHDGSEGYVSNPAPALGETVAVFVRVPAGTRVSRVHMRWVRDGEPVFTSAVLDRRDGGGDWWRAELEVRNPVTPYRFLLRTAGGAVRWLTGCGVTHHDVPDATDFRLVAYAPAPAWARDAVVYQIFPDRFAASGKGDRPLPDWAVACDWDEPVAAHPPLAGTQVYGGDLDGVTEHLDHIADLGANTLYLTPFFPATSNHRYDSASFDHVDPLLGGDQALVRLSEAVHGRGMRLIGDLTTNHTGDAHPWFPDERDLYYFTSDGGYESWLGVPSLPKLNWGSHELRRRFARIAQHWLTYPYALDGWRIDVANMTGRRGAEDWSREAAVLLRRAVQQIRPDALLIGEHAHDATGDLDRNGWQGTMNYAGFTRPVWSWLRAAVLPFDDFLGVPGEIPDRDAGALVATMSAFAAQMSWRSWTSSWQMLGSHDTPRIRSVVGDATRHEIATGLLCTLPGTPMIFAGDELGLTGVNGEHSRTPMPWRRPETWDRRTLGEYHALLALRRARPALRAGGLRWAHAAGDTLAFLRESRDDAVLVVARRAAGEPLRLAGLPAGIDGENLYGGADSLKVGTDGCIEINGDGPTFQVWSVRLQISPPNRKGA; via the coding sequence ATGAGCCGCCTGCTCCTGCCGCACCACGACGGTTCCGAGGGGTACGTCTCGAACCCCGCACCGGCCCTGGGCGAGACGGTTGCCGTCTTCGTCCGGGTGCCGGCCGGGACCCGGGTGTCGCGGGTGCACATGCGCTGGGTGCGCGACGGCGAGCCGGTCTTCACCTCGGCGGTGCTGGACCGGCGCGACGGGGGCGGGGACTGGTGGCGGGCCGAGCTCGAGGTCCGCAACCCGGTCACGCCGTACCGGTTCCTGCTGCGTACCGCGGGTGGCGCGGTGCGCTGGCTGACCGGCTGCGGCGTGACCCACCACGACGTCCCGGACGCGACCGACTTCCGCCTGGTCGCCTACGCTCCCGCGCCCGCCTGGGCGCGGGACGCCGTGGTCTACCAGATCTTCCCGGACCGGTTCGCGGCCTCCGGAAAAGGCGACAGACCGCTCCCGGACTGGGCGGTGGCCTGCGACTGGGACGAGCCGGTCGCGGCACATCCGCCGCTGGCCGGCACCCAGGTGTACGGCGGCGACCTCGACGGCGTCACCGAGCACCTGGACCACATCGCCGACCTCGGCGCGAACACCCTGTACCTGACCCCGTTCTTCCCCGCCACGTCGAACCACCGCTACGACAGCGCGAGCTTCGACCACGTGGATCCGCTGCTCGGCGGCGACCAGGCGCTGGTCCGGCTGTCCGAGGCGGTGCACGGCCGGGGCATGCGCCTGATCGGCGACCTGACCACCAACCACACCGGTGACGCGCATCCCTGGTTCCCGGACGAACGGGACCTCTACTACTTCACCTCGGACGGCGGCTACGAGTCCTGGCTCGGCGTGCCCAGCCTGCCCAAGCTCAACTGGGGCAGCCACGAGCTGCGCCGCCGCTTCGCCCGGATCGCCCAGCACTGGCTGACCTATCCGTACGCCCTGGACGGCTGGCGCATCGACGTGGCCAACATGACCGGCCGCCGCGGCGCCGAGGACTGGTCCCGCGAGGCGGCCGTGCTGCTGCGCCGCGCCGTGCAGCAGATCCGCCCGGACGCCCTGCTGATCGGCGAGCACGCCCACGACGCCACCGGTGACCTGGACCGCAACGGCTGGCAGGGCACGATGAACTACGCCGGCTTCACCCGCCCGGTGTGGAGCTGGCTGCGCGCCGCGGTGCTCCCGTTCGACGACTTCCTGGGCGTGCCGGGGGAGATCCCGGACCGGGACGCGGGCGCGCTGGTCGCCACGATGAGCGCGTTCGCCGCGCAGATGTCCTGGCGCTCGTGGACCAGCTCGTGGCAGATGCTCGGCTCGCACGACACGCCGCGGATCCGCTCGGTGGTCGGCGACGCGACCCGGCACGAGATCGCCACCGGTCTGCTGTGCACGCTGCCCGGCACTCCGATGATCTTCGCGGGCGACGAGCTGGGCCTGACCGGCGTCAACGGCGAACACTCGCGTACCCCGATGCCCTGGCGCCGGCCGGAGACCTGGGACCGGCGCACCCTCGGTGAGTACCACGCGTTGCTCGCGCTGCGCCGGGCCCGGCCCGCTCTGCGGGCCGGTGGCCTGCGCTGGGCGCACGCGGCCGGCGACACCCTCGCCTTCCTGCGCGAGTCGCGGGACGACGCGGTGCTGGTGGTGGCGCGGCGGGCGGCCGGGGAGCCGCTGCGGCTGGCCGGACTGCCGGCCGGGATCGACGGCGAAAACCTGTACGGCGGCGCCGACTCCCTCAAGGTCGGTACCGATGGATGTATCGAAATCAATGGAGACGGGCCTACCTTCCAGGTGTGGTCCGTCCGCCTTCAGATCTCTCCACCGAATCGGAAGGGTGCATAG
- a CDS encoding sugar ABC transporter permease: MIKWFRDTGWRHLVAVLAVAFSLGPILFVFSAAINPLGTLSSSTLVPSGASLDNFGRLFTDTNFPQWFVNSVAIAGLASIISIFLSALAAFAFSRRRFRGRRSGLLFLLLIQMFPQFLAVVALFLIFSKITDLWPGIGFNTWWGMILLYLGGALGVNTWLMKGFFDTVPKELDESATVDGASHTGIFFRILLPLVSPIIAVAGLLAFIGTINEFLLANLFLRDGASKTLAVGLYGLVQGSDRNTNFGIFCAGTLLTAIPTVGVFMYLQRYIVEGLSAGAVKG, translated from the coding sequence ATGATCAAGTGGTTCCGGGACACGGGGTGGCGGCACCTGGTCGCCGTGCTGGCCGTGGCCTTCTCGCTGGGGCCGATCCTGTTCGTGTTCTCCGCGGCGATCAACCCGCTGGGCACGCTGTCGTCGAGCACCCTGGTGCCGAGCGGGGCGTCGCTGGACAACTTCGGCCGGCTGTTCACCGACACGAACTTCCCGCAGTGGTTCGTCAACTCGGTGGCGATCGCCGGCCTGGCCAGCATCATCTCGATCTTCCTGTCCGCGCTGGCCGCGTTCGCGTTCAGCCGGCGGCGGTTCCGGGGCCGCCGCTCCGGGCTGCTCTTCCTGCTGCTGATCCAGATGTTCCCGCAGTTCCTGGCCGTGGTCGCGCTGTTCCTGATCTTCTCGAAGATCACCGACCTGTGGCCGGGGATCGGCTTCAACACCTGGTGGGGCATGATCCTGCTCTACCTGGGCGGCGCGCTGGGCGTGAACACCTGGCTGATGAAGGGCTTCTTCGACACCGTGCCGAAGGAGCTCGACGAGTCGGCCACCGTGGACGGCGCCTCGCACACCGGGATCTTCTTCCGGATCCTGCTGCCGCTGGTCTCGCCGATCATCGCGGTCGCCGGCCTGCTCGCCTTCATCGGCACGATCAACGAGTTCCTGCTGGCCAACCTGTTCCTGCGGGACGGCGCCTCGAAGACCCTGGCGGTCGGCCTGTACGGCCTGGTCCAGGGCTCGGACCGGAACACCAACTTCGGGATCTTCTGCGCCGGCACGCTGCTGACCGCGATCCCGACCGTGGGTGTCTTCATGTACCTGCAGCGCTACATCGTGGAGGGCCTCAGCGCGGGCGCGGTGAAGGGATGA
- a CDS encoding ABC transporter permease subunit, whose protein sequence is MTTQLEGPATRALPAPEVEEARSTSLLGQVVKIVLLGLVVATAIWGAFPLVENEYWAGLALLLATTAGLLYLYLTPRHIPAKYLVPGTLFLVVFQIFPVLYTASTAFTNFGDGHRGSKAEAITAIQTASVTRVPGSTEYQLKILTRGDVATGPLAFLITDPKTGQVSIGDGAGLKPADAVPPAGYTVLNAGQASARSKEITDFAVPTSTGAIRSSGLSRAYEGKAVRAYDFASDSIRDTTDGKVWKADDAIGSFVAADGDRLAQGWKVGVGFSNFTRVLTDDTIASSFLGTLVWDFLFAIGSTGGTFLLGMFCAIALQSTRMRFRGLYRILMVLPYAMPSFAMLLVWRDMFNTDFGLINNVLGIHVDWLGTPITAQLAVLLVQLWLGYPYMFLVTTGALQAIPAELTDATKVDGAGPFQAFRAIKLPLLLVALTPLLISSFAFNFNNFNAIYLTTEGGPFPADNPNAGATDLLITYTYRLAFGGSGAQYGFAAAISIFIFLIVAVVSGVSFRRTRAQEEVYS, encoded by the coding sequence ATGACGACGCAGCTCGAAGGGCCCGCGACGCGGGCCCTTCCCGCCCCCGAGGTAGAAGAGGCGAGGAGCACCTCGCTCCTGGGCCAAGTCGTCAAGATCGTGCTGCTCGGCCTGGTCGTCGCGACCGCGATCTGGGGCGCCTTCCCGCTGGTGGAGAACGAGTACTGGGCCGGCCTGGCCCTGCTGCTCGCGACCACGGCCGGTCTGCTCTACCTGTACCTCACGCCCCGCCACATCCCGGCCAAGTATCTGGTCCCGGGCACGCTCTTCCTGGTGGTCTTCCAGATCTTCCCGGTGCTCTACACGGCGAGCACGGCGTTCACCAACTTCGGGGACGGCCACCGGGGCAGCAAGGCCGAAGCGATCACCGCCATCCAGACCGCTTCGGTCACCCGGGTGCCCGGCTCCACCGAGTACCAGCTGAAGATCCTCACCAGGGGCGACGTGGCCACCGGCCCGCTGGCCTTCCTGATCACCGACCCGAAGACCGGGCAGGTGTCGATCGGGGACGGCGCCGGGCTGAAACCGGCCGACGCGGTTCCGCCGGCCGGGTACACCGTGCTCAACGCCGGTCAGGCCAGCGCGCGGAGCAAGGAGATCACCGACTTCGCGGTGCCGACCAGCACCGGCGCGATCCGGTCGTCGGGGCTCTCCCGGGCGTACGAGGGCAAGGCCGTGCGGGCCTACGACTTCGCGTCCGACAGCATCCGGGACACCACCGACGGCAAGGTGTGGAAGGCCGACGACGCGATCGGCTCGTTCGTCGCGGCCGACGGTGACCGGCTGGCCCAGGGCTGGAAGGTCGGCGTCGGGTTCAGCAACTTCACCCGGGTGCTCACCGACGACACCATCGCGTCGTCGTTCCTGGGCACGCTGGTCTGGGACTTCCTGTTCGCGATCGGGTCGACCGGCGGCACGTTCCTGCTCGGCATGTTCTGCGCGATCGCGCTCCAGTCCACCCGGATGCGCTTCCGCGGGCTGTACCGGATCCTGATGGTGCTGCCCTACGCCATGCCGTCGTTCGCGATGCTGCTGGTCTGGCGGGACATGTTCAACACCGACTTCGGCCTGATCAACAACGTGCTCGGCATCCACGTCGACTGGCTGGGCACGCCGATCACCGCGCAGCTGGCGGTGCTGCTGGTGCAGCTCTGGCTCGGCTACCCGTACATGTTCCTGGTGACCACCGGGGCGCTCCAGGCGATCCCGGCCGAGCTGACCGACGCCACCAAGGTCGACGGCGCCGGACCGTTCCAGGCGTTCCGGGCGATCAAGCTGCCGCTGCTGCTGGTCGCGCTGACCCCGCTGCTGATCTCGTCGTTCGCGTTCAACTTCAACAACTTCAACGCGATCTACCTGACCACCGAGGGTGGGCCGTTCCCGGCCGACAACCCGAACGCCGGCGCCACCGACCTGCTGATCACGTACACGTACCGGCTGGCCTTCGGCGGATCCGGCGCCCAGTACGGCTTCGCCGCGGCCATCTCGATCTTCATCTTCCTGATCGTGGCCGTCGTCTCCGGGGTGAGCTTCCGGCGCACCCGCGCCCAGGAAGAGGTTTACTCATGA
- a CDS encoding sugar ABC transporter substrate-binding protein, with translation MRIRTAGVIAASMLCLAGVAACGDSKDNDTKGGSAPSAAAASGELVIWADDKRSAALKPFAEKFGKENGVTVKVQAISKDQQTTFLTASQQGSGPDVMVGAHDWIGNLVQNGAIDPVQLTDAQKSGLQPGALKAVTFNSQTYGVPYATENIGLIRNTDLAPTAPATMEDLVAQGKKLVSEKKASEILCLQAGPTGDAYHAYPLYASAGGYLFGTTASGDYDPKDLGVGKPGSVAAFEKLRSLGEKGDGALKRSITPDNSVATFTGKKCAFLVSGPWATADAKKAGIKYDITAVPPFKGAKEATPFLGVQTFYVASKGKNKALAQEFVTNYVTTPELATALYQVDPRPPALTSVLDSVKSNDPDVAKWAEAGKNAIPLPAIPEMAAIWEPFGKAEAAVIGGADAKSTVDAAAKTISAAINK, from the coding sequence ATGCGCATCCGTACTGCCGGTGTGATCGCCGCCAGCATGCTGTGCCTGGCCGGCGTGGCCGCCTGTGGCGACAGCAAGGACAACGACACCAAGGGCGGCAGCGCCCCCTCGGCCGCCGCGGCCAGCGGTGAACTGGTGATCTGGGCGGACGACAAGCGCTCCGCCGCCCTCAAGCCGTTCGCCGAGAAGTTCGGCAAGGAGAACGGCGTGACCGTCAAGGTCCAGGCCATCTCCAAGGACCAGCAGACCACCTTCCTCACCGCCTCCCAGCAGGGCAGCGGCCCGGACGTGATGGTCGGCGCGCACGACTGGATCGGCAACCTGGTGCAGAACGGCGCCATCGACCCGGTGCAGCTGACCGACGCGCAGAAGAGCGGCCTCCAGCCGGGCGCCCTGAAGGCGGTCACCTTCAACAGCCAGACCTACGGCGTTCCGTACGCGACCGAGAACATCGGCCTGATCCGCAACACCGACCTGGCCCCGACCGCACCGGCCACCATGGAGGACCTGGTCGCGCAGGGCAAGAAGCTGGTGTCGGAGAAGAAGGCCTCGGAGATCCTCTGCCTCCAGGCCGGACCGACCGGCGACGCCTACCACGCGTACCCGCTGTACGCCTCGGCCGGCGGTTACCTGTTCGGCACCACCGCGAGCGGCGACTACGACCCCAAGGACCTGGGCGTCGGCAAGCCGGGTTCGGTGGCCGCGTTCGAGAAGCTGCGCTCGCTGGGTGAGAAGGGTGACGGCGCCCTGAAGCGCTCGATCACGCCGGACAACTCGGTCGCCACCTTCACCGGCAAGAAGTGCGCGTTCCTGGTCTCCGGGCCGTGGGCGACCGCGGACGCCAAGAAGGCCGGCATCAAGTACGACATCACCGCCGTCCCGCCGTTCAAGGGCGCCAAGGAGGCGACCCCGTTCCTCGGCGTGCAGACCTTCTACGTCGCGTCGAAGGGCAAGAACAAGGCGCTCGCCCAGGAGTTCGTCACCAACTACGTGACCACCCCGGAGCTGGCCACCGCGCTGTACCAGGTCGACCCGCGTCCGCCGGCGCTGACCAGCGTCCTGGACTCGGTCAAGAGCAACGACCCGGACGTGGCCAAGTGGGCCGAGGCCGGTAAGAACGCCATCCCGCTGCCGGCGATCCCCGAGATGGCCGCCATCTGGGAGCCGTTCGGCAAGGCCGAGGCCGCCGTCATCGGTGGCGCCGACGCCAAGTCGACCGTCGACGCCGCGGCCAAGACCATCTCGGCCGCGATCAACAAGTAA